One genomic region from Pyramidobacter piscolens W5455 encodes:
- the recR gene encoding recombination mediator RecR, producing the protein MALPEPIEHLISLLKKFPGVGEKSARRMAFYVLQEGEGFGTDLARSVGELNRRLTTCEKCGNLTETQPCPICSDPLRDRSLLCVTETIEDLVSIEQSGLFNGLYFVLGTSLSPLEDRESLPEGTVRSLRKRFEEYPIREAIIATNPRIEGDMTFYALLEALRDLPVKKSRLAYGLPVGGSIEFADRVTLHAALESRQEIRE; encoded by the coding sequence ATGGCTCTGCCCGAACCAATTGAACATCTGATCTCGCTGCTGAAAAAATTTCCCGGCGTGGGCGAAAAGAGCGCCCGGCGCATGGCCTTTTACGTGCTCCAGGAGGGCGAAGGCTTCGGCACCGATCTGGCGCGTTCCGTCGGCGAGCTGAACCGGCGTCTGACCACCTGCGAGAAGTGCGGCAACCTGACCGAGACGCAGCCGTGTCCCATCTGCAGCGATCCGCTGCGCGACCGTTCGCTGCTCTGCGTCACCGAGACCATCGAGGATCTCGTCAGCATCGAGCAGTCGGGGCTTTTCAACGGCCTGTATTTTGTGCTCGGCACGTCGCTTTCGCCGCTGGAAGACCGCGAATCGCTTCCCGAAGGGACGGTGCGCTCGCTGCGTAAACGCTTCGAAGAATATCCGATCCGCGAGGCGATCATCGCCACCAACCCGCGCATCGAGGGCGACATGACCTTCTACGCGCTGCTGGAGGCGCTGCGGGACCTTCCCGTGAAAAAATCGCGTCTGGCGTACGGCCTGCCCGTCGGCGGTTCCATCGAATTCGCCGATCGCGTCACGCTCCATGCGGCGCTGGAGAGCCGGCAGGAGATCAGGGAGTAG
- a CDS encoding 23S rRNA (pseudouridine(1915)-N(3))-methyltransferase RlmH yields the protein MKIEVLAMGRPREPFIVKGLEHYQTRLKPLLPVEWTFLPEPGKGKNLTVAQRKELEGQEFLKRVGREDILFLLDERGRALGSEEFSAGIYAALGGGRGRLVFLVGGPYGTSAALQKRGNVIISLSKMTFTHEMALLLLSEQIYRAAMIREGSKYHH from the coding sequence ATGAAAATTGAGGTTTTGGCCATGGGCCGTCCGCGCGAGCCGTTTATCGTCAAAGGACTGGAACACTATCAGACGCGTTTGAAGCCGCTGCTGCCGGTGGAGTGGACGTTTCTGCCCGAACCGGGCAAAGGGAAAAATCTGACCGTCGCGCAGCGCAAGGAGCTGGAGGGGCAGGAGTTCCTCAAGCGCGTCGGCCGGGAGGACATCCTTTTTCTGCTGGACGAGCGCGGGCGAGCGCTGGGCAGCGAAGAGTTTTCGGCCGGAATTTACGCGGCGTTGGGCGGCGGACGGGGCAGGCTGGTTTTTCTGGTCGGCGGCCCCTACGGCACCTCGGCGGCGCTGCAAAAACGCGGAAACGTGATAATATCTTTGTCGAAGATGACCTTCACGCACGAGATGGCGCTGCTGCTCCTCAGCGAGCAGATCTATCGAGCGGCCATGATCCGTGAAGGCTCGAAATATCATCATTGA
- a CDS encoding YbaB/EbfC family nucleoid-associated protein, whose amino-acid sequence MNFGGRGGMGNMNQMLKQAQAMQAKMMKAQEELKEARVEGSAGGGMVSATVNGQGELVGVKLSKEVVDPEDVEMLEDLILAAVSDAANKAREMMEQRMGSLTGGMKLPF is encoded by the coding sequence ATGAATTTTGGCGGCAGAGGCGGTATGGGCAACATGAATCAGATGCTCAAGCAGGCCCAGGCGATGCAGGCGAAGATGATGAAGGCTCAGGAAGAGCTGAAGGAAGCCCGCGTGGAGGGCAGCGCCGGCGGCGGCATGGTCAGCGCCACGGTCAACGGGCAGGGCGAGCTGGTCGGCGTGAAGCTTTCCAAAGAAGTGGTCGATCCCGAAGACGTGGAGATGCTCGAAGATTTGATCCTCGCGGCGGTGTCCGACGCGGCCAACAAGGCCCGCGAGATGATGGAACAGCGCATGGGCTCGCTGACCGGCGGCATGAAGCTGCCGTTTTAG